TGAGCCGCGCGATCAGCGCCAGCAGATCGGCCTGCGACACATCCTCCGGCAGCTTGTGCTCGAACGAGGCCATGCCGGCGGCCTGGGTCTGGGTGTGCTTGCTGCGGACATAGACCTCGCTCGCCGGATCATGGCCGACCAGCACCACGGCGAGCCCCGGCGTGAGCGCATGGTCGCGCTTGACGCGGGCGACCTCGTCGGCGACGCGGGCGCGAAGCTCGGCGGCGATGGCTTTTCCGTCGATGATGCGGGCGGTCATGTCAGTCCTTCGTCTCTTGGTTCGGCTTTGCCGCCGTCAATTTTCTCAGCGTTTCGCCAAGCCCCTTAGGGTCACCGTCGACAGCCACCTGCTTCAGCCGCGAGGTTGCCCCCGATAGCAGCTTCACCCTGGCCTTGGGCACGCCGAGCGCCTTCGCCAATAACTCCGTCACCGCCCGGTTGGCCTCACCGCCCTCGGCGATGGCACGGACTCGCACTTTCACCACCGAACGGCCGTTGGCCAGCGTTTCGATCCCGTCGATGTCGTCGCGGCCACCGCGCGGCGTCACGCGCAACGCGATGCTGATGCCCTCGGTGGAATAGCGCCAAGGATCCATCAGCAATCCATCAGCAGCGGTCCATCGCCAGGGATCAGATCACGTTGGGATAGATGTAATAAGCGATCACCCGCTGGATGAACATGATGATCAGGATCACGATAATCGGCGAGATATCGAGACCGCCCAGATTCGGCATCACATTGCGAATCGGCCGCAGCACCGGCTCAGTGATCCGGTAGAGGAACTCGGCCACCGCCGAGACGAATTGGTTGCGCGTGTTGACCACGTTGAAGGCGACCAGCCAGGACAGGATGGCCGAGGCGATCAGCAGCCAGACATAAAGGTCGAGGACGATGATGACGATGTCGAGAACAGCGCGCATATGATGGGGGCTCGCGGGTGGGACGACCAGGTAAAGCGCAACGAAACCGGACTTGAACCGCCAGCGCGCTTCTCGTTTGAGCAGGATCTTCTCGGAAAACCGCTGCGTACTTCTCGCTAACGCGGCCCGCCGGGTCCGGATCATGCTCTAAATATCGGTTCGGCCCCCCGCAAACAAGGGAAGTTCCGGGCAGGAAAGGTCGAAAACAGCCGTTTCGCCGTTCTTGACTTGGCCTTGGGCGGGACTGTAAATGGCGCCCGACTGACGGCCGGGACACTCAGCAACACCCGGTCGCGATGGGGCCATAGCTCAGCTGGGAGAGCGCGTCGTTCGCAATGACGAGGTCGGCGGTTCGATCCCGCCTGGCTCCACCACGCTTCGCCTTCGGGCTACGCGTGGCGCAGCCGCGCAGAGCCCGAAGGACGAAGCGTGGTGTCCGGCGAAGCCCAAAGGGCGAAGACGGACCGGTCCAAACCCCTCTTCTCCGACGCCTCGCCGCCAGCCCCAATCCCCCTCACGTCCCCGTAAACCGTGGCGGCCGCTTCTCCACGAAGCTCGCGACGCCTTCGCGGAAATCATTGCCCTTGAGCGCGATCTGCATTTCGCGGTTGGCGTCTATGGTAGCCTCGGCGAGGGTCTGGAACGGCACGTCATAGACCTGACGCTTGATCACCGCGATCGCGCTCGGCGAGACGAAATCGGCGAGGTCGCGGGCATAGGCATAGGTGTCCTCGCGCAGCTTCTCCGGCGAAGAGAGCCGGTTGACGAGGCCGATGCGCAGCGCCTCCGCGGCCGACACCCGCCGCGCCGACATCAACAGATCGAGCGCGTTGGCATGGCCGACGATGCGCGGCAGCATCCAGCTGATGCCGTGCTCGGCGATCAGGCCGCGCCGCGCGAAGGCTGTCGTGAACACCGCGCTGTCGGCGGCGAAGCGCAGATCGCAATACAGCGCGTGAACCAGGCCGATGCCGGCGGTAGCGCCGTTGAGCATCGCGATGACTGGCTTCTTGATGGCGGGGTAATAGGCGTAACGCGTCTGCCAGTCGGCGCGGCGGTTCATGTCGAACGGAATGCTCTCGCCACGCCTGACCTCGTTGGGATCGATGCCCTGCAGCGCTTCCATGTCGGCGCCGGCGCAGAAGCCACGGCCCGCGCCGGTCAGGATGATGACGCGAACATGGTCATCGTTCGCCGCCGCCTCCATCGCATGGCGCACGTCGCGCTCCATGATCGCGGTCCACGCATTCATGCGGTCCGGGCGATTGAGCGTGATGGTCGCGATCCGGTCGCTGACCTCATAGAGGATGTGCTGATAGCTCACGGCGATCTCCCTGGCCTTGTTGTTATGAATTCGCACGGCGATACGAGCCACGCGCGGCAGCCGACAGTAGCACATCCATCAGAATGAAAAGGGCGGCGCGAAATTCCGCGCGGCGGCTATTCCGCCGCCTGCAGCAGCATCGGCCGCGGCACGCGCGCGATCCAGCCGTCGATGAAATGCTTCAGCCACGCGCGCTCGGCGGCATCATGCACGGCGCGCCCGGCGAAGTGCTGATGGACCGGTTGCGCGCCCGGCGAATCCAGCCGCGCGCAACCGCGCGTGGTCCAGCGATGCATCATCGCGTAGGTCACATCGGGATGGAATTGCAGGCCGAAGGCGTTGCCGAACTGGAACGCCTGCACCGGGAAATCATCGCCGGTCGCAAGCAGGTCCGCGCCGTCGGGCAGTCGAAAGCCCTCGCCATGCCAATGATAGACGCGCGCCGGCCAGTCCGGGCAAAGGGCGCGGCCCGCGTCCGTCGGACTGACCGGGTAGTAACCGACCTCGACACGGCCCTGCGGATGCGGCGCGACGCGCGCGCCGAGTTGCCGCGCCAGCATTTGCGCACCGAGGCAGATGCCGAGGAACGGACGCTGCTCGCGCAGCGGAACGGAAATCCAGTCGATCTCGCGCCGGACATAGTCGTCGGGATCGTTGGCGCTCATCGGGCCGCCGCAGATCACCGCGCCGGCATGCATCTCGAGCGTGTCGGGCAGCGTATCGCCGAAGCGCGGACGGCGGATGTCGAGGGGGTAGCCCAGCGCACGCAGCGCGTTGCCGATCCGGCCGGGAGTCGAGGTCTCCTGATGCAGCACGATCAGCACCGGCCTTAGCGCAGCCTGATCCGAAACCTGATCTACCGGCGTGACCGCGGTCGGCCTTCGGTTTGCGAAGGGTACCACGACACGGCTTTGGTCAGACCGGAACGACATTGCCTCTGCTTGAAGGTTTGGCCTCTGCTTAAGGATTCGGCACGTAAGGTGCGATCATAGCTAAGTGCTCGTTAACATCGTGTGAGTTTGCGCACACACGCGCGAAGCAAATCGCGGGCCAGAGACAGCCTTAACGACGACCGAGGGAACGCTTCAGGGGGCTAGCGCTTGCGGAGCTGAAAGCCGCCGACCGCCGACAGGATGAACGAACGCGGAAACAGCCGGAGCAGGAACGGCACGACCTTGATGAAGGCGCCGGGCAGCACGGCGCGCTTGTTGGCCATCAGGCCGCGATAGGCCTGGCGGGCGACCTCATCAGGCGCAACGTTGAGGATCGCGGAATCGAATCCCGGGGCAAACCCTGCGCGATCCTGGAATTCGGACGGCACGGGACCAGGGCAAACCACGGTAACGCGCACGCCTTTCGGCGCCAGCTCACAGCGCAATGCCTCGGAGAATGAAAGCACATAGGCCTTGCTGGCGTAGTACACGGCCATGCCGGGGCCCGGCAGGAATCCCGCGATCGAGCCGAGATTGAGGATGCCGCCGCGATTGCGGATCAGCTGGTCGGCGAAGCGCAGCGTCAGGTCGGTCAGCGCACGGATGTTGACGCTGATCATGTTGAGCTGTTCGGCACGGTCACGCTCGACAGCGAGGCCGAACAGGCCGAAGCCGGCATTGTTGACGAGATATTCGACCTCGACCCCGGCCTCGGTCAGGGCCTGCGCGATCCGGTCGCCCGCATCGGTCTGCTGGAGATCGCAGGGGATCACGATCGGGGCCGCGCCGCCCTTGGCCCCAAGCTCGTCGGCGAGCGCAGTCAGGCGATCGGCGCGCCGCGCCACCAGCGCCACGCGGTGCCCCTTTGATGCAAACACGCGCGCCAGTTCGGTGCCTATGCCCGCCGATGCCCCGGTTATCAGCGTCACACGCTCAGTCACGTTTCAAACTCTTACTGCAAATTCTAGTGAGGTTCCCTGCGGGGCGACGAGAGCATAGGCATGCGGTGCGACGCAAGCCGTGTATGGGCTTGTGGATAGCGGCTGAGGCGCTGGTTTCGGGACGAAACTACCGATTTTCAGTCGGATCGCCCCCGATCGCGGCGGAAATTAAAATTTCGTCATCCGTGATGCCGGCGACGATGCACCCGCTTGCGCAGCCGACCCTGTCAAATTGCCGCGTCTGCCGTGCCCCAGGGGCCCTTCGGCAGCTCGGCCTGCTTCTCGGCGACCCTGTGCTTGAGGTCGATGCGGTCGCGCGAGGAAATGCCGAGCAGGTCGGCGGCGCGCCAGACCACATTGTCCTCGAACTCGCTGACCTGGCCGTCGGCATAGACCAGCTCCCACATCATCTCGACGATGCGCAGCCGCCCCTCCTCATTCACCGAGCGCATGATCACGCTGGTAAAGTGATAGAGATCCACGGCCTCGCCTTCGACGCGCATCGCGGAAGCGATCAACTTGTCGGCGGTGCCGGGATCGAGCTGGAAACGGCTCTCGATCAGGCTGTGCAGCTTGCGCGTCTCGGTCGGCGTCGGCTCGCCGTCCAGCGAGACGACATGCACCAGCAGCGCGGTCGCCGCCAAGCGATAGTCGCCGTCATCGAAACTGCGGTCGGCCCGGGCATCGGGGGAGACGATATCGGCAATGAATTGGCGGAGTCCGTCGAGCATCGCTCTCTCTGTCGAATGAAGCTGAAACCTATATGGCGTGGAAACAGAACCGGCGCAATCCGCGCAGGTCCCCGCTGCGGCATTACGTTTCGGCAAGCATTACGTTTCCGCAATATGACTACGGTATCTCGTACACCACGAGCTTGTCGGCAATGCCGCGCAATGCCGCTTCCTTCTGGATCGGCTTGATCGCGGCGCGATCGAGGATGCCTGCGACTTCAGCCGATTCCATCACCGGCTGGGTCAAATGGATTTCCTGTGACGTCGACAGGCTCTGCACCCTGGCTGCAATGTTCACGGTCTGGCCGAAATAGTCCTGCCGCTCGTTCAGCGTCACCGCGAGGCACGGCCCCTCGTGGATGCCGATCTTGACGATCAGATCCTCCTTGCCGCGCTCGGTGTTGAGCTGCTTCATCGCGGCCCGCATCCGCAAGCCTGCCGACAATGCATGCTCGGGCCGGATGAAGGTCGCCATCACGGCGTCGCCGATCGTCTTCACGACCGCGCCGCGCTCGGAAGCGATGATCTCGAGCAGCGCGTGGAAATGCGCGCGCACCAGATCGAACGCGGCGAGATCGCCGACCCGCTCATAGAGTGCGGTCGAACCCTTCAGATCGGTGAACAGGAAAGTCAGCGCGGTGATCTTCAGCCGCTGGTCGCCGGTGAGATTGTCGGCCTTGAACACGTCGCGGAAGGTCTGGTTCGACAGCATCCGTTTCGCGGTGAGGATCGGCTTGCGCTTGCCGACAAGCTTGTGCAGCGGATCGCCGGCGACCCACACCGAGGGCAGCACGCGAACGTCGGCGTGATTCTCCAGCGAAAGCCGCAGCGGCCCCGGCCGCATCGTCGAGGTGCCGGTCGGCGCATGCGTTTTGTTGAACGCGATCGAGAATTGCTGACGCTCGGTGGTCGGCTCGCCCTCGATGGCGAAGAAGTGCGCCGAATGTGTCACCGGCTCGAACACGATGATGAACTCGTTGGGCAGGTTGAGCGACAGGATCGCCTTTTCGCCGGGCGGCAGCTCGAGCCCCTCCAGCGTGACCTCATTGATCAGGGTCGACACCGAGCTCTCGTCGAGCTCGATCCCTGAACTCCAGAACACCTGGCGGAAGTATTCCCAGATCGGCAGCGTGTTGGGATCATGCGCGGCGATGTGGCGGACCCGCGGGCTGACGGTGAAGGCGACCTCGACCAGCTCGTCGACTGAGACCTCATAGCCGGCCGCGCACAACGCGCAATTGTAGTCGTCATGACGCAACGATTTCAGCGTGGTGTGGGCATCGAGCACGCCGCCGCAGCCCGGACACAGCACGTTCCAGCTCATGTCGAACAGGCCGAGCCGCGAGGCGTGCAAGAAGCCGGAAATCGCCTTCTCCTCGTCGAGCCCGGTGCGGCGCGAGAAATCCAGCACGTTGATGCGATTGAGCTCGCGATCATCGCCATCAGCGATCAGCTGCTGCATGGCGTCGACGACGGCCGGATCGGCCGTCTGCCTGAGGACTGCGAAGTGGGCCTGCGTGTCGCTCATGGTGACCACCTATGTTGGGAGACGCCGCGCACGGTCAGCGCGGCTTGATCGTGAACACCGGCGATCGGTTCGGCTGTGTCGTCACCACGCCGATCGGAATCACCGGATCCTTGTCCGCCAGCGCGACGCGGAACGCGCCGATGATCTTCGCGAGCGCGAGCGTCGCCTCGACCAGCGCGAAATGCGCGCCGATGCAGACCCGCGCGCCGACGCCGAACGGCAGATAGGCGAAGCGATCGGGCGGTGTTCCCGTCATGAAACGCTGTGGCACAAAAGCATTCGGATCGCGCCATAGCTTCTCATGCCGGTGCAACAGCCACGGCGCGATCAGGATTACGTCATGCTTCCTGACCGGACGGCCCTCGATGGTGTCGGGACCGCCCGCGGCACGCGCGATCAGGAACGCCGGCGGATAAAGCCGCATGGTTTCGTCGATCACGGCGCGGGTGAACTTCAGCTTCTCGAAGTCCAGCGCGCCTGAAGTCGCCACGTTCCTGACTTCTGCTTCCAATTGCTCCTGGGTCTCTGGATCGAGCGCCAGCAGATAGAGCGCCCAGAACAGCGCGGTCGCGGTGGTCTCATGGCCGGCCAGGATCATGGTCGCGACCTGGTCGCCGAGCTGGGCATCGGTGAAGGCCTGACCGGTCTCAGGATCGCGCGCAGCGCCCATCAGGTCGAACAGGTCGCGGGCCGGCGCATTGTCATCCTTGCCGGCGGCGCGGCGCTCGGCCATCAGCTGGCCGACGAATGCGGTCCAGCGCTTGCGGAAGCGGGCGCGCCGGAAATCCTGCGGGGTCGGCCAGTTCAGGGGCAACAGCAGGTCCAGCATATGCGGCCGCGCCAGCGTGTCGCCATACTCCATCACGAAGTCGCGCAGCGCGGCGCCGTGGCGGTCCATGCCGAACGAGAACATGGTGCGGCCGGCGATCTCCAGCGTCATGCGCTGCATCACCTCGCGCAGATCGACCGGACCGCCGCTCGCGATCTTCAGCCTGCCGATAGTCTCGTCGACCGCCGCGATCATGTAGGGCACCAGCGTCGTCACCGCGCGCGGCGTGAACGCCGGCGCCAGGGTGCGGCGCTGATGCTTCCACGCGCGGCCCTCGGCGATCAGCAGTCCCTCGCCCAGCATCGGACGCAACACACGGAGGCCGGCGGGCGTGCGGGTGTAGTTCTCGTAATTGTCGACCAGCACGTGGCGGATCGCATCCGGCGTGTTGAGGATGAAGCTCGAGTGATTGAGGAAGCGGCCCTGAACGATGTCGTCCTCATAGGCGCGCTGGCCCCAGGTCTCGATCGGCGAGTTGCGCATCACCCGCATCCGCTGGAACGCGCCCATGTCGGCGGGGGCGCGCGGCGGCGCCGGCGGGACCAGGGGCCGCCGCGTGACCGTGATATCGTAGACTTCAGCTATGCTCATGGTCCTCGCTTCCTGCCTCACGCAACGGCCGATCCGGCCATGCGATCCCGGCGCCGTGAAGGCGCGCGGACCCCTTCCACAAGACCTAATAAGTCAGCTCGGCGACTGCAATCCGGTTCTCCGACGCCGGCCAGCTCCGCATCACAATGCGCTCGGCGTTGAAGATTGCGGCAACCGGACGTCCGATCTCGGCCGCGGTGAGCCGCAACGTCGTCACCGCGTCGGTCGGCACGCCGGATTTGACGTCGGCCGGCTCCTTGCCGTCGAACAGCACGATATCGCGCGGTAATCCGAAATAACCGCGCGGCCGCGACATCAGCACGACGGCGCCTGCACCGGCATCGGCCGGCAGCATGGGCCGCGCGGCGCGCAGATGCACGATGTCGGAGGAGCGCGGAAACGGCGAGCGATAGATATGCGTCGTCACCGCATCAGGCGAGGTCAGCACGAATTCGAGCGACCAGGACGGATCGACCTGCGCCGGCCCCCACCGGCCATCGGCGCCGGTCTGCGAGCTGTGCAGCGGGCCGCCGAGGCGCTCGCCGGTTTCCGCCGACACATGATAGATGTCGACCACGGCGCCCGGCACCGGCCGGTTGGTCGGCACGCCGCCGGGCGTGCCCGTGACGAGGCCGCTCAGCCGCACCGCCGTCTCCGGCACGATCTCGATCCGCGACGGCTCACGTCCGGCGATGAATTTGTAGATCTCGCGAAAGGCGCGCGGATGATACGCGGTCTCGCGATGATCGACCGCGCCGAGCACCAGATTGGTCGCGCCTTTCAGCGCCGGGCCGTCGGTCGTGACGTTGGTCGGCGTGCCCGGCTTGCCGATGAAGCGGCCGTCGGCCTGCGCATATTTGTCGAGCCCGTCGCTGCGCAAGGTCAGGAACGCGGTGCCCGCGGTCACCTCGCTGTCGCCATCGTTCAGCCCGCGCAGGAACGGACCGCGCCCGTTGAACTCGTTGCCGAGGCCGTCGTCGGATGCATAGACGCCGTGATTGGGCGTGCCGCACAGCACCGCGTGGCTGATGTCGCCGCTGCCACCATTCTTGATGGTGTTGCGGATCGCATTGCCGCCGCGGGAATTCCCGACCAGCGCGATCCGCGTGGCGCCGCTGGTCTGCTTCAGCTCCCTGACCGCCTCGGCGAGCGCGCGGCGCTGGTCCTCGGTCGAGGAACGGCCCGCCTGCTCGACCTTGTCGTCGGCGCGCGCCAAGGGATCGGTGAAGTTGATCGCGGCCATGCGCTCGCGCGGCACGCCGTTGGACTCCATCCGCCACAGCGTCGTCATCCAGAGCGCGGCATGATCGCCGTTGCCGTGCACGAACAGGATCGGCGGCAGGGTCGGCGGAATGTCGCCGGCCGGCGCCGGCTGGGCAAAAGCCGGGGCGGCGAGGCGGCCCGCCAGCAGCGTCAGGGCGCCGGCTCCTTGAAAAAATCTCCGCCGCGACAGCGCCATTGATCCCCTTCCCCAAGCCTTTCAGGGCTTTAGCTGTGTCCTACAGCCCGCGAGGA
The window above is part of the Bradyrhizobium sp. PSBB068 genome. Proteins encoded here:
- a CDS encoding cytochrome P450, encoding MSIAEVYDITVTRRPLVPPAPPRAPADMGAFQRMRVMRNSPIETWGQRAYEDDIVQGRFLNHSSFILNTPDAIRHVLVDNYENYTRTPAGLRVLRPMLGEGLLIAEGRAWKHQRRTLAPAFTPRAVTTLVPYMIAAVDETIGRLKIASGGPVDLREVMQRMTLEIAGRTMFSFGMDRHGAALRDFVMEYGDTLARPHMLDLLLPLNWPTPQDFRRARFRKRWTAFVGQLMAERRAAGKDDNAPARDLFDLMGAARDPETGQAFTDAQLGDQVATMILAGHETTATALFWALYLLALDPETQEQLEAEVRNVATSGALDFEKLKFTRAVIDETMRLYPPAFLIARAAGGPDTIEGRPVRKHDVILIAPWLLHRHEKLWRDPNAFVPQRFMTGTPPDRFAYLPFGVGARVCIGAHFALVEATLALAKIIGAFRVALADKDPVIPIGVVTTQPNRSPVFTIKPR
- a CDS encoding DUF167 domain-containing protein, with amino-acid sequence MDPWRYSTEGISIALRVTPRGGRDDIDGIETLANGRSVVKVRVRAIAEGGEANRAVTELLAKALGVPKARVKLLSGATSRLKQVAVDGDPKGLGETLRKLTAAKPNQETKD
- a CDS encoding YggT family protein → MRAVLDIVIIVLDLYVWLLIASAILSWLVAFNVVNTRNQFVSAVAEFLYRITEPVLRPIRNVMPNLGGLDISPIIVILIIMFIQRVIAYYIYPNVI
- a CDS encoding enoyl-CoA hydratase — protein: MSYQHILYEVSDRIATITLNRPDRMNAWTAIMERDVRHAMEAAANDDHVRVIILTGAGRGFCAGADMEALQGIDPNEVRRGESIPFDMNRRADWQTRYAYYPAIKKPVIAMLNGATAGIGLVHALYCDLRFAADSAVFTTAFARRGLIAEHGISWMLPRIVGHANALDLLMSARRVSAAEALRIGLVNRLSSPEKLREDTYAYARDLADFVSPSAIAVIKRQVYDVPFQTLAEATIDANREMQIALKGNDFREGVASFVEKRPPRFTGT
- a CDS encoding glutamine amidotransferase translates to MSFRSDQSRVVVPFANRRPTAVTPVDQVSDQAALRPVLIVLHQETSTPGRIGNALRALGYPLDIRRPRFGDTLPDTLEMHAGAVICGGPMSANDPDDYVRREIDWISVPLREQRPFLGICLGAQMLARQLGARVAPHPQGRVEVGYYPVSPTDAGRALCPDWPARVYHWHGEGFRLPDGADLLATGDDFPVQAFQFGNAFGLQFHPDVTYAMMHRWTTRGCARLDSPGAQPVHQHFAGRAVHDAAERAWLKHFIDGWIARVPRPMLLQAAE
- a CDS encoding hydrolase, which produces MALSRRRFFQGAGALTLLAGRLAAPAFAQPAPAGDIPPTLPPILFVHGNGDHAALWMTTLWRMESNGVPRERMAAINFTDPLARADDKVEQAGRSSTEDQRRALAEAVRELKQTSGATRIALVGNSRGGNAIRNTIKNGGSGDISHAVLCGTPNHGVYASDDGLGNEFNGRGPFLRGLNDGDSEVTAGTAFLTLRSDGLDKYAQADGRFIGKPGTPTNVTTDGPALKGATNLVLGAVDHRETAYHPRAFREIYKFIAGREPSRIEIVPETAVRLSGLVTGTPGGVPTNRPVPGAVVDIYHVSAETGERLGGPLHSSQTGADGRWGPAQVDPSWSLEFVLTSPDAVTTHIYRSPFPRSSDIVHLRAARPMLPADAGAGAVVLMSRPRGYFGLPRDIVLFDGKEPADVKSGVPTDAVTTLRLTAAEIGRPVAAIFNAERIVMRSWPASENRIAVAELTY
- a CDS encoding SDR family oxidoreductase produces the protein MTERVTLITGASAGIGTELARVFASKGHRVALVARRADRLTALADELGAKGGAAPIVIPCDLQQTDAGDRIAQALTEAGVEVEYLVNNAGFGLFGLAVERDRAEQLNMISVNIRALTDLTLRFADQLIRNRGGILNLGSIAGFLPGPGMAVYYASKAYVLSFSEALRCELAPKGVRVTVVCPGPVPSEFQDRAGFAPGFDSAILNVAPDEVARQAYRGLMANKRAVLPGAFIKVVPFLLRLFPRSFILSAVGGFQLRKR
- a CDS encoding adenylate/guanylate cyclase domain-containing protein → MSDTQAHFAVLRQTADPAVVDAMQQLIADGDDRELNRINVLDFSRRTGLDEEKAISGFLHASRLGLFDMSWNVLCPGCGGVLDAHTTLKSLRHDDYNCALCAAGYEVSVDELVEVAFTVSPRVRHIAAHDPNTLPIWEYFRQVFWSSGIELDESSVSTLINEVTLEGLELPPGEKAILSLNLPNEFIIVFEPVTHSAHFFAIEGEPTTERQQFSIAFNKTHAPTGTSTMRPGPLRLSLENHADVRVLPSVWVAGDPLHKLVGKRKPILTAKRMLSNQTFRDVFKADNLTGDQRLKITALTFLFTDLKGSTALYERVGDLAAFDLVRAHFHALLEIIASERGAVVKTIGDAVMATFIRPEHALSAGLRMRAAMKQLNTERGKEDLIVKIGIHEGPCLAVTLNERQDYFGQTVNIAARVQSLSTSQEIHLTQPVMESAEVAGILDRAAIKPIQKEAALRGIADKLVVYEIP
- a CDS encoding TerB family tellurite resistance protein; amino-acid sequence: MLDGLRQFIADIVSPDARADRSFDDGDYRLAATALLVHVVSLDGEPTPTETRKLHSLIESRFQLDPGTADKLIASAMRVEGEAVDLYHFTSVIMRSVNEEGRLRIVEMMWELVYADGQVSEFEDNVVWRAADLLGISSRDRIDLKHRVAEKQAELPKGPWGTADAAI